A genomic segment from Vicinamibacterales bacterium encodes:
- a CDS encoding DUF2334 domain-containing protein translates to MKVALRDDDTSFFTDPDRLEAVYHDIWDRLPVALAVVPHAAGFADKAIPQQYWQAGRTFPLEENPELVERLRTHVAAGRVTIVQHGFTHEDFPDGYEFQVAPDLERRLAEGRSYLERVLDTRLTMFVPPHNALSKRGFEAISRAGLNLLGTFLSFRPSMRPWDRYTPVNWWRIRQYRSRTGRTKADRLIYPHVLRYANHAEFGCHSLIPGTTVAELVAGFEEARRAGGHFCIATHYWEVDAVLKDVLRRVLDHVTTYSDVELVSADRLFEPAGS, encoded by the coding sequence GTGAAGGTCGCCCTGCGAGACGACGACACCTCGTTCTTCACGGATCCGGATCGTCTCGAGGCCGTCTACCACGACATCTGGGATCGGTTGCCGGTCGCCCTGGCCGTGGTCCCGCATGCCGCGGGCTTCGCCGACAAGGCCATTCCGCAGCAGTACTGGCAGGCGGGTCGGACGTTTCCCCTTGAAGAGAACCCCGAGCTCGTGGAGCGGTTGCGCACTCACGTCGCGGCCGGGCGCGTGACCATCGTCCAGCACGGTTTCACGCACGAGGATTTTCCGGACGGCTACGAGTTCCAGGTCGCGCCCGATCTCGAGCGCCGGCTCGCCGAGGGCCGTTCGTATCTGGAGCGGGTCCTCGACACGCGCCTGACCATGTTCGTGCCGCCGCACAACGCGCTGTCGAAGCGGGGATTCGAGGCGATCAGCCGGGCGGGGCTGAACCTGCTCGGTACCTTTCTCTCCTTCAGGCCGTCGATGCGGCCGTGGGACCGCTACACGCCGGTCAACTGGTGGCGCATTCGCCAGTATCGTTCCCGGACCGGCCGGACGAAGGCCGATCGCCTGATTTATCCCCACGTGCTTCGCTACGCCAACCACGCGGAATTTGGCTGCCACAGCCTGATTCCGGGCACCACGGTCGCCGAACTGGTGGCGGGTTTTGAAGAGGCGCGCCGCGCCGGCGGACACTTCTGCATCGCGACCCACTACTGGGAGGTGGATGCGGTGCTCAAGGACGTCTTGCGCCGCGTTCTCGATCACGTGACCACTTACTCCGACGTCGAGTTGGTATCGGCGGATCGGTTGTTCGAGCCGGCGGGATCTTGA
- a CDS encoding glycosyltransferase family 4 protein: protein MAPELLPVPPIKGGAIERWIRDAAVRLSARGHEVHVISRDRGDAVTEDTIDGVHYHYLTIPAWLDRGRTAALFRGLWYYLAVRRVLARLSVDVVHHHSRPAGLWLSHPAGSRARLIISLHSMDYGWGFGYRAWDRRLFARGLAMASRVLCVSQFIERHTVERYPGVRASVTTVYNGVDCDLFKPGAGEPAPRILYVGRVEARKGVKVLVDAFEQFISKRAPEARLRIVGPHSYWDAQPSGYYAEIKARCDANDRIELRGPTYVDAELAEVYRDAAVSVVPSTFPEALGLTSIEAQASGTPVVVSDAGGLPETVSPGVSGLVFENGNADQLADAVLSLLESEPRRATMATAARHWAMQKFSWDTIAAELERVYADAVLAPGAPA from the coding sequence GTGGCGCCTGAACTGCTACCGGTGCCGCCGATCAAGGGTGGCGCGATCGAGCGCTGGATCCGCGATGCCGCCGTCCGCCTGTCTGCTCGCGGTCACGAGGTGCACGTCATCTCGCGGGACCGCGGGGACGCCGTGACCGAAGACACGATCGACGGCGTGCACTATCACTACCTGACCATTCCGGCGTGGCTGGATCGCGGCCGCACGGCGGCGCTCTTTCGCGGCCTCTGGTACTACCTGGCGGTGCGCCGCGTGCTGGCACGGCTGTCAGTGGACGTCGTGCATCACCACAGCCGGCCAGCGGGCTTGTGGCTGAGCCACCCCGCCGGGTCGCGGGCGCGGTTGATCATCTCGCTGCACAGCATGGACTACGGCTGGGGATTCGGCTATCGCGCCTGGGACCGTCGCCTGTTCGCGCGTGGGCTCGCCATGGCCTCCCGCGTGTTGTGCGTGTCGCAGTTCATCGAGCGGCACACGGTGGAGCGGTATCCCGGGGTGCGCGCGTCGGTGACGACCGTCTACAACGGCGTCGACTGCGATCTCTTCAAACCGGGAGCCGGTGAGCCAGCGCCCAGAATTCTCTACGTCGGCCGCGTCGAAGCTCGAAAGGGCGTGAAGGTGCTGGTGGATGCGTTCGAGCAGTTCATCAGCAAGCGCGCGCCCGAAGCGCGGCTGCGAATCGTGGGGCCGCATTCGTACTGGGACGCGCAGCCGTCCGGGTACTACGCGGAGATCAAGGCTCGCTGTGACGCCAACGATCGCATCGAGCTGCGCGGGCCCACCTACGTCGATGCCGAGCTTGCGGAGGTGTATCGCGATGCGGCCGTGAGCGTGGTGCCATCGACGTTCCCCGAGGCGCTGGGGCTCACCTCGATCGAGGCGCAGGCGTCCGGCACCCCGGTGGTCGTGTCCGATGCGGGTGGCTTGCCCGAGACGGTGTCGCCCGGCGTGAGCGGTCTCGTGTTCGAGAACGGCAACGCCGACCAGTTGGCCGACGCCGTGCTCAGCCTGTTGGAATCGGAACCGCGCCGGGCCACCATGGCGACGGCGGCGCGTCACTGGGCGATGCAGAAGTTTTCGTGGGACACCATTGCCGCGGAACTGGAGCGCGTCTACGCCGACGCCGTGCTCGCGCCGGGAGCCCCGGCGTGA
- a CDS encoding CDP-glycerol glycerophosphotransferase family protein, translating into MTRSIFVSVPHGTSAGNMLRAGGLLDRLREFDATLPVVLLSPMARDAAFVKEFERPGVLLLDQPAHVPSGLEARLLSLVQASFLSRGRTESVRIRMMEARANGIIRWLGLKSLLGRLVSRAAAPYALSDRLVSHPETERLFDQHRPALVVCANPGLVFSEVPLMRTARRRGVPCMVIDASWDNFTNKLLPVRQADRLVVWNDIMKDQAVRLHGYRPEAVRVAGAPQFDVHFRPQARSTRAEFFARIGADPARKLIVLTTTPRSLYRHHDYVLRELAVAIEHGPLAGAQVLVRLHPRDEVAAYREFAGVPHVIIEKPFRSTVTVADGLAIDVMPEHQRHLGDTLCHADAVVNVASTITIEACIFDTPVVNICFDGPEVEPYVSSATRYYKFTHYVNITNRHAVRVATSAAEMVAAVARYLGDPSLDAEGRRQVVRDQCQFTDGHSAARVTAAVIDELGGSIGATRRAGLQSRRTA; encoded by the coding sequence GTGACGCGGTCGATCTTCGTGTCGGTGCCGCACGGCACCAGTGCCGGCAACATGCTGCGGGCCGGCGGCCTGCTCGACCGGCTGCGGGAGTTCGATGCCACCTTGCCGGTGGTGCTGCTGTCGCCGATGGCGCGCGATGCGGCATTCGTGAAGGAGTTCGAGCGCCCGGGCGTGTTACTGCTGGATCAGCCGGCGCATGTGCCCTCCGGTCTCGAAGCGCGCCTGCTGTCGCTGGTGCAGGCCAGCTTCCTGAGCCGCGGCCGCACCGAGTCGGTGCGCATCCGCATGATGGAGGCGCGGGCCAACGGCATCATCCGCTGGCTCGGGCTGAAGTCGCTGCTGGGCCGCCTCGTCTCGCGCGCCGCTGCGCCCTACGCCCTGTCGGACCGCCTGGTATCGCACCCGGAGACGGAACGCCTGTTCGATCAGCATCGTCCGGCCCTGGTGGTGTGCGCCAACCCGGGGCTGGTCTTCTCCGAGGTCCCCTTGATGCGAACCGCGCGGCGTCGTGGCGTGCCCTGCATGGTGATCGACGCGAGCTGGGACAACTTCACCAACAAGCTCCTGCCCGTGCGGCAAGCCGACCGTCTCGTGGTGTGGAACGACATCATGAAGGACCAGGCGGTGCGGCTGCACGGCTACCGTCCCGAGGCGGTGCGCGTGGCCGGCGCGCCGCAGTTCGACGTGCACTTTCGCCCGCAGGCCCGAAGCACCCGCGCCGAGTTCTTCGCGCGCATCGGCGCCGACCCGGCCCGCAAGCTCATCGTGCTCACCACCACACCGCGGTCCCTGTACCGGCACCACGACTACGTCCTGCGCGAGCTGGCGGTGGCAATCGAGCACGGGCCGCTCGCGGGCGCGCAGGTGCTGGTGCGGCTGCACCCGCGCGACGAGGTGGCGGCCTACCGCGAGTTTGCGGGCGTGCCGCACGTGATCATCGAGAAGCCGTTCCGCAGCACCGTGACCGTCGCCGACGGACTCGCCATCGACGTGATGCCCGAGCACCAGCGTCACCTCGGCGATACGCTGTGCCACGCCGATGCGGTGGTGAACGTGGCGTCAACCATCACCATTGAGGCGTGCATCTTCGACACTCCCGTGGTGAACATCTGTTTCGATGGTCCCGAGGTGGAGCCCTATGTCAGCTCCGCCACGCGGTACTACAAGTTCACCCACTACGTGAACATCACCAACCGCCACGCCGTGCGGGTGGCGACGTCGGCCGCCGAGATGGTGGCGGCGGTGGCCCGGTATCTCGGCGATCCGTCACTCGACGCGGAAGGCCGGCGGCAAGTGGTGCGCGATCAGTGCCAGTTCACGGACGGCCACTCGGCCGCCCGCGTCACGGCGGCGGTGATCGACGAGCTGGGCGGGTCGATAGGGGCCACCAGAAGGGCGGGACTTCAGTCCCGCCGTACCGCATGA
- a CDS encoding ABC transporter ATP-binding protein, protein MSLAIQLEHASKRYRTGRSRTVVDLVASSIDGWRGNNGDVHSATRGKISSTIHALKDVSFEVSQGAGLGIIGRNGAGKTTLLKLISRVTWPTSGKVRVAGHVVSLIELGAGFHPELTGRENVYLGAGLFGLTRKEIDRQFDEIVHFADVERLIDTPMKRYSSGLYARLGFAVAIHSRPDIVLVDEVLSVGDAAFRRRALEALRGLIAAGKTVLFISHDMWNVRRLCSQILWMEEGAVRAHGPAGEIAERYMNEVNLQALANQETSLQSHRGGTGEVRFESVELFNQSMAPATTFAAEDTLVVRGGYTATRPVERPVFQVAIVDVDTGVIVTTASSVRADMPATVSGSGAIEMRFGRLPLRPRQYVLRLSITDAHQLGSYDEIVAGPRFAVVGAGGGVDSLADEQDGLVTVPFEVRHFGPGSARA, encoded by the coding sequence GTGTCCCTCGCCATCCAACTCGAACACGCCAGCAAGCGCTACCGCACCGGCCGCTCCCGGACGGTGGTTGACCTCGTGGCGTCCAGCATCGACGGCTGGCGCGGCAACAACGGCGACGTGCACAGCGCGACGCGCGGGAAAATCAGCTCGACGATCCACGCCCTGAAGGACGTGTCGTTCGAGGTGTCCCAGGGCGCCGGGCTCGGCATCATCGGCCGCAACGGCGCGGGAAAGACGACGCTGCTGAAGCTGATTTCGCGGGTGACCTGGCCGACCAGCGGCAAGGTCCGGGTTGCCGGCCACGTGGTGTCGCTGATCGAGCTGGGCGCTGGCTTTCACCCCGAGCTCACCGGGCGCGAGAACGTGTACCTCGGGGCCGGCCTGTTCGGGCTGACGCGCAAGGAAATCGATCGGCAATTCGACGAGATCGTCCACTTCGCCGACGTCGAGCGCCTGATCGACACGCCCATGAAACGCTACTCGTCCGGCCTCTATGCGCGGCTTGGCTTCGCGGTCGCGATCCACAGCCGGCCCGACATCGTCCTCGTTGACGAAGTGCTGTCGGTCGGCGACGCCGCGTTCCGGCGCCGCGCGCTCGAGGCGCTGCGCGGCCTGATCGCGGCCGGCAAGACGGTGCTGTTCATCTCGCATGACATGTGGAACGTGCGGCGGTTGTGCAGTCAGATCCTCTGGATGGAGGAAGGCGCCGTGCGTGCGCACGGTCCCGCGGGCGAGATCGCCGAGCGCTACATGAACGAGGTCAACCTGCAGGCGCTCGCGAACCAGGAGACGTCGCTGCAAAGCCATCGTGGCGGCACCGGCGAAGTGCGCTTCGAATCCGTGGAGCTGTTCAACCAGTCCATGGCGCCGGCGACGACGTTTGCCGCCGAAGACACCCTGGTGGTGCGGGGCGGCTACACCGCGACCAGGCCGGTGGAGCGTCCGGTGTTCCAGGTGGCCATTGTCGACGTCGACACCGGCGTCATTGTCACCACCGCCAGCAGCGTCCGCGCCGACATGCCCGCCACGGTGTCGGGATCCGGCGCCATCGAGATGCGCTTTGGCCGGCTGCCGCTGCGGCCCCGGCAGTACGTGCTGCGCCTGTCGATTACCGACGCCCACCAGCTCGGGTCCTACGATGAGATCGTGGCGGGGCCGCGGTTCGCGGTGGTCGGCGCGGGTGGCGGCGTCGACAGCCTGGCCGACGAACAGGACGGGCTGGTCACCGTGCCGTTTGAGGTCCGCCACTTCGGGCCCGGGAGTGCGCGGGCGTGA
- a CDS encoding ABC transporter permease encodes MTTSHQLSDKPERISMAAYLELLMNLTRREVKGRYSQSLFGAGWAIAQPLAMMAVFTLVFSRLGQMPSGGAPYPLFAFAALVPWFFFSNSVNSGTMSLVTYRNIVTKTYFPREIVPLAQVGSRLVDLAAASSLFALLMVYYQVGVGRWMALVPVFALLLLLFTLGVTLATSALNVFYRDVNPVVQIGLQLWLYLTPVAYPLSAVPPAYRPFFLLNPLTGVVEGLRAVLIFNRAPEWDVVGISAALILGLLLCSAVLFKKTDKYFADVI; translated from the coding sequence TTGACGACCAGCCATCAACTGAGCGACAAGCCCGAGCGGATCTCGATGGCGGCGTACCTCGAGCTGCTCATGAACCTCACGCGGCGTGAGGTCAAGGGGCGCTACAGCCAGTCGCTGTTCGGCGCCGGCTGGGCGATCGCGCAGCCGCTGGCGATGATGGCGGTGTTCACGCTGGTGTTCTCGCGCTTGGGCCAGATGCCGTCGGGCGGCGCGCCGTATCCGCTGTTTGCGTTCGCCGCGCTGGTGCCGTGGTTCTTCTTCTCGAACTCGGTCAACTCGGGCACGATGAGCCTGGTCACCTACCGCAACATCGTGACCAAGACCTACTTCCCCAGGGAGATCGTTCCGCTCGCGCAGGTCGGCTCGCGGCTGGTCGATCTGGCGGCCGCCTCCAGCCTGTTCGCGCTGTTGATGGTCTATTACCAGGTCGGCGTCGGCCGGTGGATGGCGCTGGTCCCGGTGTTCGCCCTGTTGCTCCTGCTGTTCACGCTGGGCGTGACGCTGGCGACCTCGGCCCTCAACGTCTTCTACCGCGACGTCAACCCGGTGGTGCAGATTGGCCTGCAGTTGTGGCTCTATCTCACGCCGGTGGCGTATCCGCTGTCGGCGGTGCCGCCGGCGTACCGGCCGTTCTTCCTGCTCAACCCGCTTACCGGCGTGGTCGAGGGGCTGCGGGCGGTGCTGATCTTCAACCGCGCGCCCGAGTGGGACGTGGTCGGCATCTCGGCGGCGCTGATTCTGGGGCTGCTGCTGTGTTCCGCGGTCCTGTTCAAGAAGACCGACAAGTACTTCGCCGACGTGATCTAA
- a CDS encoding carbamoyltransferase, whose protein sequence is MPKFILGISAYYHDSAACLVVDGRVVAAAQEERFTRKKHDASFPAQAVAYCLREAGITAAQLDLVGFYEKPLVKFSRLLETYVASAPLGLRSYLMAMPLWLTEKLWMSDDIADQLDGYEGPILFGEHHESHAASAFYPSPFEQAAVVTIDGVGEWATSSIGVGRGHDLEILHELRFPHSLGLLYSAFTYFTGFRVNSGEYKVMGLAPYGEPKYVKAIKDHVIDIKDDGSVWMNQDYFTYAHGLTMTGSRMEQLLGGPARKPESPLTQREMDLARSIQEITEEVMLKMTAFAHRETGMRDLCLAGGVALNCVGNGRILREGPFDQVWIQPAAGDAGGALGVALSLWHRHLDQPRVSPEAAGTWERPLGTPGPGTLGTPGTLGTLGPLKYSDGMSGSYLGPSFSESEIALAIERGGWVARRVEPSAVADEVAAALASEKVVGLMQGRMEFGPRALGGRSIIGDPRSPKMQAQMNLKIKFRESFRPFAPSVLREHAADWFELDGDSPYMLLVADVNQERRIPVPPEADALWGIEKLNVPRSTVPAITHVDNSARIQTVRRETNALYYDILEAFNRRTGCPVIINTSFNVRGEPIVCSPEDAYRCFMRSDMDVLVLENFLLEKADQPKRAEDENWKSEFVLD, encoded by the coding sequence TTGCCCAAGTTCATTCTCGGCATCTCTGCGTATTACCACGACTCGGCCGCCTGCCTGGTGGTGGATGGCCGGGTCGTCGCGGCCGCGCAGGAAGAACGCTTCACCCGCAAGAAGCACGATGCGTCGTTTCCGGCGCAGGCCGTCGCCTACTGCCTGCGCGAGGCGGGCATCACCGCGGCGCAACTCGATCTGGTCGGCTTCTACGAGAAGCCGCTCGTCAAGTTCTCGCGGTTGCTCGAGACCTACGTCGCGTCGGCGCCCCTGGGCCTGCGTTCGTATCTGATGGCGATGCCGCTGTGGCTGACCGAGAAGCTCTGGATGTCGGATGACATTGCCGATCAGCTGGACGGCTACGAGGGACCGATCCTGTTCGGCGAGCATCATGAATCGCACGCGGCTTCGGCGTTCTATCCGTCACCGTTCGAGCAGGCCGCCGTGGTCACCATCGACGGCGTCGGTGAATGGGCGACCTCGTCGATCGGTGTCGGCCGGGGCCACGACCTCGAGATCCTGCACGAACTCCGGTTCCCGCACTCGCTTGGCCTGCTGTATTCCGCGTTCACCTATTTCACCGGCTTTCGCGTCAACTCCGGCGAGTACAAGGTGATGGGACTCGCGCCGTACGGCGAGCCCAAGTACGTCAAGGCCATCAAGGACCACGTCATCGACATCAAGGACGATGGCAGTGTGTGGATGAACCAGGACTACTTCACCTACGCGCACGGGCTGACCATGACCGGTTCGCGGATGGAGCAGCTGCTGGGTGGTCCGGCGCGCAAGCCGGAAAGCCCCTTGACGCAGCGCGAGATGGACCTCGCCCGCTCGATCCAGGAGATCACCGAAGAGGTGATGTTGAAGATGACGGCCTTCGCGCATCGTGAGACCGGCATGCGCGACCTGTGTCTCGCGGGGGGCGTCGCGCTCAACTGCGTGGGCAACGGCCGCATTCTGCGCGAAGGACCGTTCGACCAGGTGTGGATCCAGCCGGCGGCCGGCGATGCCGGCGGCGCCCTCGGCGTGGCGCTCAGCCTGTGGCATCGGCATTTGGATCAGCCGCGCGTCAGCCCCGAGGCGGCCGGTACCTGGGAACGCCCTCTTGGCACCCCTGGCCCTGGCACCCTAGGCACCCCAGGCACCTTAGGCACCTTAGGCCCCTTGAAGTATTCCGATGGCATGAGTGGCTCGTACCTAGGGCCGTCCTTCTCGGAGAGCGAGATCGCGTTGGCGATCGAGCGCGGTGGGTGGGTGGCGCGCCGGGTCGAACCGTCGGCGGTGGCCGACGAAGTGGCGGCAGCGCTTGCCTCGGAGAAGGTCGTCGGCTTGATGCAGGGCCGCATGGAGTTCGGGCCGCGGGCGCTGGGCGGACGGTCCATCATCGGCGACCCGCGGTCGCCCAAGATGCAGGCGCAGATGAACCTGAAGATCAAGTTCCGCGAGTCGTTCCGGCCCTTCGCGCCGTCGGTGCTGCGCGAGCACGCCGCCGACTGGTTCGAGCTCGACGGTGACAGTCCGTACATGCTCCTCGTCGCCGACGTCAACCAGGAACGCCGCATTCCGGTGCCGCCCGAGGCCGATGCATTGTGGGGCATCGAGAAGCTGAACGTGCCGCGCTCGACCGTGCCGGCGATCACCCACGTCGACAACTCGGCGCGCATCCAGACGGTGCGCCGCGAGACCAACGCCCTTTACTACGACATCCTCGAGGCCTTCAATCGGCGCACGGGGTGTCCGGTCATCATCAACACGTCCTTCAACGTCCGCGGCGAGCCGATCGTCTGCTCGCCGGAAGACGCCTACCGCTGCTTCATGCGCAGCGACATGGATGTGCTCGTGCTCGAGAATTTCCTGCTCGAGAAGGCCGACCAGCCGAAGCGGGCGGAAGACGAGAACTGGAAGTCGGAGTTTGTCCTCGATTGA
- a CDS encoding DUF5989 family protein, producing the protein MAKSRVLSEFFQFLKQEKKYWLMPIVIVFLLFGLLIVFAQSSAVAPFIYTLF; encoded by the coding sequence ATGGCCAAAAGTCGAGTGCTGTCCGAGTTCTTCCAGTTCCTCAAGCAGGAAAAGAAGTATTGGCTGATGCCGATCGTGATTGTCTTCCTGCTGTTCGGCCTGCTGATCGTGTTCGCGCAGTCGAGCGCCGTCGCGCCGTTCATCTACACGTTGTTCTAG
- a CDS encoding SxtJ family membrane protein — MTSKGPANPEKSFGVSVGIVLLLIAAAMVWRERMLTAQIVGPIGAVLLVLGLVQPRLLKWPSAVWWRFAMILGYINARIILTVIFAVVLSPLGLLWRLTGKDPLARKRRNWPGWSPYPARYRLPDHYKKMY, encoded by the coding sequence ATGACATCCAAAGGTCCGGCCAACCCCGAGAAGTCGTTCGGCGTCTCGGTCGGCATCGTCCTCCTGCTCATTGCCGCGGCGATGGTCTGGCGCGAGCGCATGCTCACGGCGCAGATCGTCGGCCCGATCGGCGCCGTCCTCCTGGTGCTCGGGCTGGTGCAGCCCCGGCTGTTGAAGTGGCCAAGCGCGGTGTGGTGGCGCTTCGCGATGATTCTCGGCTACATCAACGCCCGGATCATCCTGACCGTCATCTTCGCGGTGGTCTTGAGTCCCCTGGGGCTGTTGTGGCGGCTCACCGGCAAGGATCCTCTCGCCAGGAAACGGCGCAATTGGCCGGGCTGGTCGCCGTACCCGGCCCGGTATCGCCTCCCCGATCACTACAAGAAGATGTACTGA